A single window of Zea mays cultivar B73 chromosome 10, Zm-B73-REFERENCE-NAM-5.0, whole genome shotgun sequence DNA harbors:
- the LOC103654316 gene encoding uncharacterized protein translates to MISFTKWTTVEVVLQIPPAFPVCTYNLTPIEQLQPRVDYKEYFTDVLGVVSVISHVSSVRTRGRQAEVIKRTVTISNARDTGPTVDVVLWGERATAFPAEQVHRDSGSSPQIIIFVGTLVRSYADNVSLSGGSSCKWYINAPVPEVNALRSSAESNHRPVIWDQGKMAAESTVVAVPEHKKLKDIKYLHPFENKKKEWLVIVKVLKIDRSWWYNACKKCLRTTKPHGDTYKCTNNSCDTIGSPTPSASGHEHHQQWKLAFGN, encoded by the exons ATGATCAGCTTTACAAAGTGGACTACAGTTGAGGTTGTCCTCCAGATCCCCCCTGCTTTTCCAGTTTGCACGTATAACCTCACTCCCATAGAACAGCTACAGCCGCGCGTGGACTACAAGGAATATTTCACTG ATGTGCTCGGTGTTGTCAGTGTGATCTCCCATGTTTCGTCGGTACGCACAAGGGGACGACAGGCTGAAGTTATCAAGAGAACAGTCACTATAAGCAATGCAAG GGATACTGGGCCTACTGTTGATGTCGTGCTTTGGGGCGAGCGGGCCACAGCTTTCCCAGCTGAACAGGTGCACAGGGACAGTGGCTCCTCGCCACAGATCATAATATTTGTTGGCACTCTCGTGAGGAGTTACGCTG ATAATGTGTCTTTATCGGGTGGATCATCATGCAAGTGGTACATAAATGCACCGGTCCCAGAAGTAAATGCTCTCAGATCTAG TGCTGAATCAAACCACCGCCCTGTCATTTGGGATCAGGGAAAAATGGCTGCTGAGAGTACAGTAGTCGCAGTTCCTGAACACAAGAAACTCAAGGATATTAAGTACCTCCATCCTTTTGAAAATAAG AAGAAAGAATGGCTTGTCATAGTAAAGGTGCTAAAAATTGATAGATCGTGGTGGTACAACGCATGCAAAAAATGCCTTAGGACAACCAAACCACATGGTGACACATACAAGTGCACCAATAATTCCTGTGACACCATCGGATCGCCTACCCCAAG